Proteins encoded in a region of the Nitrospirota bacterium genome:
- a CDS encoding sulfite exporter TauE/SafE family protein has translation MLFPISGVRTHILFPPLVALIISFFTSMGGISGAFLLLPFQVSVLNYTAPSVSGTNHVFNVVAIPSGVYRYIKEGRMAWPLTWVIIVGTLPGVFLGYYLRVVYLPDPKVFKLFVGCVLLYIGVRLVKEIVFKSPKSSAVEEKFKAKAEEMKKQQNSMIAAGIPAVAVVKTISMSLKKVEYEFWGERFSFNTMSVFILAIIVGIIGGAYGIGGGAIIAPFCVAVFHLPVYTIAGAALMGTFITSAAGGIFFSLIPAANGISAMPDWPLGILFGIGGFAGMYLGARCQKFVPQKIIKLILGAVILFLAVKYIYQYF, from the coding sequence GTGTTATTTCCAATATCAGGAGTCAGGACCCATATATTATTTCCTCCGCTTGTCGCTTTGATAATTTCGTTTTTCACCTCAATGGGAGGGATTTCAGGCGCGTTTCTCCTGCTTCCTTTTCAGGTGAGCGTGCTTAATTACACCGCGCCGTCTGTCAGCGGGACTAATCATGTATTCAATGTCGTTGCAATACCAAGCGGCGTGTACCGCTATATCAAAGAGGGACGCATGGCATGGCCTCTTACGTGGGTGATAATCGTAGGCACGCTTCCCGGAGTGTTTCTCGGTTATTATCTAAGGGTTGTTTATCTGCCTGACCCGAAGGTTTTTAAACTTTTTGTAGGATGTGTCCTGCTTTATATCGGAGTTCGGCTTGTCAAAGAGATTGTATTTAAATCGCCAAAATCATCGGCGGTGGAAGAGAAATTCAAGGCTAAAGCAGAGGAGATGAAGAAACAGCAGAATTCCATGATAGCTGCCGGAATCCCTGCCGTGGCAGTAGTGAAAACTATATCCATGTCGTTAAAGAAGGTGGAGTATGAATTCTGGGGTGAAAGATTTTCTTTTAATACCATGAGTGTGTTTATCCTTGCCATTATAGTCGGCATTATAGGAGGCGCTTACGGAATAGGCGGCGGAGCCATTATTGCACCATTCTGTGTGGCTGTTTTTCATTTGCCTGTCTATACCATAGCCGGTGCGGCACTGATGGGGACATTTATCACATCTGCTGCGGGCGGAATATTCTTCAGTCTTATCCCGGCAGCCAATGGCATTTCAGCCATGCCTGACTGGCCCTTGGGGATTTTATTCGGCATCGGAGGTTTTGCAGGCATGTACCTCGGGGCAAGATGCCAAAAGTTTGTCCCTCAAAAAATTATTAAATTAATTCTTGGCGCGGTTATTTTGTTTTTGGCTGTAAAATATATCTATCAATATTTTTAA
- a CDS encoding diguanylate cyclase has translation MATDETRMYKTFIISIALVIALILAGMFFAISIVTRQLIEEEVVIHARALFDSIILTREWNARHGGVYVEKKEGVESNPYLENPDIKTIDGKIYTKRNPAMMTREISEYSERKGLFKFHLSSLTPVNPNNRPDEFEGKTLNLFKKGVKEVFREEQLNNRTFFRYMAPLDVKEECLPCHAKQGYKLGDVRGGISITFDIEDIRSKVKSYTLFIILFGIVTALLLAALIYFFTRKLVKKISKMRQHLEDMSITDMLTGIFNRRHVMSRFIEEFKKAKRLARGLSCIMIDIDHFKNINDKYGHLVGDAALREVASRIKNAVRIYDVPGRYGGEEFLIVLPDTDLADATALAERIRQRVKDISAEDVSITISLGITCLQDKDNSVDDMIKKADTALYNAKAAGRDRVEWLTA, from the coding sequence ATGGCAACTGATGAAACCCGGATGTACAAGACATTCATTATCTCTATCGCTCTGGTTATCGCTCTGATTTTAGCAGGGATGTTTTTTGCTATTTCCATAGTAACCAGACAGTTAATTGAAGAGGAAGTGGTAATTCATGCAAGGGCGCTTTTTGACAGCATAATCCTGACAAGGGAATGGAATGCCAGGCATGGCGGTGTATATGTTGAGAAAAAAGAAGGGGTTGAATCCAATCCGTATCTGGAAAATCCGGACATAAAAACCATTGACGGGAAAATTTATACCAAAAGAAATCCTGCTATGATGACCAGGGAAATTTCTGAATATTCCGAGCGTAAGGGGCTGTTTAAATTCCACTTGTCAAGTTTAACCCCGGTGAATCCCAATAATAGACCTGATGAATTTGAGGGAAAGACATTAAATTTATTTAAAAAGGGAGTAAAGGAAGTATTCCGTGAAGAGCAGCTAAACAACAGGACATTTTTCAGATACATGGCTCCTCTTGATGTTAAAGAGGAATGTCTGCCGTGCCATGCCAAGCAGGGATATAAATTAGGCGATGTGAGAGGCGGCATCAGCATAACCTTTGATATTGAAGACATCAGAAGCAAGGTGAAAAGCTATACTCTTTTTATCATACTTTTTGGAATTGTCACCGCCTTGCTTTTAGCGGCGCTTATTTATTTCTTTACGCGGAAACTGGTTAAAAAAATTTCAAAAATGCGGCAGCATCTTGAAGATATGTCCATAACAGACATGCTGACAGGGATATTCAACAGAAGGCATGTGATGTCCAGATTTATTGAAGAATTTAAAAAGGCCAAGAGACTGGCAAGGGGGCTTAGCTGTATCATGATTGACATTGACCATTTTAAAAACATAAATGATAAATACGGGCATCTTGTGGGCGATGCGGCGCTGAGAGAAGTGGCATCCCGCATAAAAAATGCAGTCCGCATCTATGACGTGCCAGGACGCTACGGAGGAGAGGAATTTCTTATTGTCCTTCCTGATACAGACCTTGCAGATGCAACTGCACTTGCTGAGAGAATCAGACAGCGCGTAAAAGACATATCGGCTGAAGACGTCAGCATCACAATCAGCCTCGGCATAACATGCCTGCAGGATAAAGACAACTCAGTGGACGATATGATTAAAAAGGCTGATACTGCTTTATATAATGCAAAAGCCGCCGGAAGAGACCGGGTGGAGTGGTTAACCGCATAA
- a CDS encoding extracellular solute-binding protein, giving the protein MLLVLILPVFLASSAYAEQRIRCASTTSTQNSGLFDYILPVFEKKTGIKVDVVAVGTGAAIEIGKRGDADAVFVHAKEQELKAVEEGWFVNRHDVMYNDFVIIGPQNDPAGIRGIKSASEAFRKIAQNAYPFVSRGDKSGTHTKELSIWQKTGIDPVGRVSSNEVNQWYLEVGQGMEKAQRIANEKRAYTLTDRGTWLATKDKDKLEMMIVLEGDTALFNQYGVMAVNPEKHPHVKYKEALEFINWLISAEGQKAVSTFTDKNGNRLFIPNAK; this is encoded by the coding sequence ATTCTGCTGGTTTTAATACTGCCGGTATTTTTAGCGTCATCCGCATATGCAGAACAGAGGATACGCTGCGCCTCAACCACAAGCACGCAGAATTCAGGCTTATTTGATTATATTCTGCCTGTGTTTGAAAAAAAGACCGGCATTAAGGTGGACGTGGTTGCAGTCGGCACAGGCGCAGCCATTGAAATCGGCAAAAGAGGAGATGCTGATGCGGTCTTTGTTCATGCAAAAGAGCAGGAGCTAAAGGCAGTTGAGGAAGGGTGGTTTGTCAACCGCCATGATGTTATGTATAACGATTTTGTCATCATCGGCCCTCAGAACGACCCCGCCGGGATACGCGGTATAAAATCCGCTTCTGAGGCATTCCGTAAAATCGCGCAGAATGCGTATCCATTTGTATCAAGGGGTGATAAATCAGGCACCCATACAAAAGAGCTGTCCATATGGCAAAAAACGGGCATAGACCCCGTTGGAAGAGTTTCTTCTAACGAGGTAAACCAATGGTATCTTGAGGTTGGTCAGGGCATGGAAAAAGCTCAGAGGATTGCAAATGAAAAGCGCGCATATACGCTTACTGACAGGGGCACATGGCTTGCGACAAAGGATAAGGATAAACTTGAGATGATGATAGTGCTTGAGGGCGACACTGCATTGTTCAATCAATACGGGGTTATGGCTGTAAATCCTGAGAAGCACCCGCATGTTAAATACAAAGAGGCATTGGAATTTATAAACTGGCTGATATCAGCAGAAGGGCAAAAAGCCGTTTCAACATTTACTGATAAAAATGGGAACCGGTTGTTTATACCTAATGCAAAGTAA
- a CDS encoding ABC transporter permease: MDSITEGFNKAFLLILNLDAELLGIIFLSLKVSGAALFVAIITGLPLGAVTGLTRFPLKGFIVSLTNTFMGLPPVVVGLFLYLLLSRSGPLGFMNLLYSPPAMVLAQSILAFPIVASLSHSAIVSVDPVIRQASVTLGATPFQVTLNIMREARYGIISGVIAAFGRVMAEVGAILIVGGNIAGYTRVMTTTIALETDKGNFELAVALGIILLTISLIINAILHTLQKKGMLHLNT, translated from the coding sequence ATGGATTCAATAACAGAAGGTTTTAATAAAGCATTTCTCCTGATACTTAATCTTGATGCAGAGTTGTTAGGCATTATATTTTTATCGCTCAAGGTGTCTGGAGCCGCTCTTTTTGTTGCAATTATCACAGGCCTTCCGCTGGGCGCAGTCACAGGGTTAACGCGGTTCCCTTTAAAAGGATTTATCGTCAGCCTTACTAATACTTTTATGGGCCTCCCTCCTGTTGTAGTCGGTCTTTTCCTCTATCTCCTGTTGTCAAGAAGCGGGCCTCTCGGCTTTATGAATTTGTTATATTCTCCGCCTGCAATGGTCCTGGCGCAAAGCATCCTTGCATTCCCGATTGTGGCATCTCTTTCTCATTCGGCAATTGTAAGCGTGGACCCGGTTATCAGACAGGCATCGGTAACGCTCGGCGCCACTCCTTTTCAGGTGACGCTTAACATAATGAGAGAGGCGCGGTATGGGATAATCTCAGGGGTGATTGCGGCATTCGGCAGGGTAATGGCTGAGGTTGGCGCTATCTTAATTGTCGGAGGGAATATTGCAGGCTACACAAGGGTTATGACGACGACTATTGCCCTGGAGACCGATAAGGGGAATTTTGAACTTGCAGTTGCCCTCGGCATCATACTGCTTACGATTTCATTAATCATAAATGCCATACTTCACACACTTCAGAAAAAAGGAATGCTTCATTTAAACACATGA
- a CDS encoding ABC transporter ATP-binding protein, with amino-acid sequence MSLFLKVSDIWKEYHGHPVLKGCSFSFDDGGIYVLMGHNGCGKSTFLRLCALLENPDRGNVSYFSKGKPIKNDMELKRKITLMLPDVGVFNTTVFNNAAYGLKIRGTEKDEIRERTNKVLDFVGLINKKDQNALTLSSGETRRLGIARAMVIEPEALFLDEPTASVDQGNAEIIEDIILNISSSPALSGSGKKTTVIIAIHDAVQAERLAAKVLILKDGRITEK; translated from the coding sequence ATGAGCCTGTTTTTAAAGGTTTCAGACATATGGAAGGAATATCATGGCCACCCTGTTTTAAAGGGATGCTCCTTTTCCTTTGATGACGGCGGCATATATGTATTAATGGGACATAACGGGTGCGGTAAATCTACATTTCTAAGGTTATGCGCTCTTCTTGAAAATCCTGACAGAGGAAACGTCAGCTATTTCTCTAAAGGCAAACCAATAAAAAACGATATGGAGCTTAAAAGAAAAATAACCCTTATGCTTCCTGATGTTGGTGTTTTTAATACCACAGTTTTTAATAATGCGGCTTACGGCCTGAAGATTCGCGGGACAGAAAAAGATGAGATTAGAGAAAGGACAAATAAGGTATTGGATTTTGTAGGGTTGATTAATAAAAAGGATCAAAATGCTCTCACACTCTCAAGCGGGGAAACCCGGAGACTCGGAATTGCGCGAGCAATGGTCATTGAGCCCGAGGCGCTTTTCCTTGACGAACCGACGGCATCGGTTGATCAAGGGAATGCAGAAATTATAGAGGATATAATTTTAAATATATCATCATCCCCTGCTCTTAGCGGCAGTGGAAAGAAGACAACAGTAATCATTGCCATACATGACGCTGTGCAGGCAGAGAGACTTGCAGCAAAAGTTTTGATTCTTAAAGATGGAAGAATTACCGAAAAATAA
- a CDS encoding LL-diaminopimelate aminotransferase codes for MSIELAKRVKDLPPYLFAAIDRMKQDAIARGVDLIDLSIGDPDIPTPEHIVQRMKKTVENPEHHRYPSYEGMLSFRQAVADWYKRRFHVSLDPKTEVLSLIGSKEGIGHIPLAFINPGDVTLVPSPGYPVYPVAALFAGGKAHLMPLLKKNNFLPDLEAIPAGVIKKARLMFINYPNNPTAAVAGRGFYEDIINFAAKNNIIVCHDAAYSEIYYNNQKPLSFLQIPGSKDVGIEFHSLSKTYNMTGWRIGFAVGNEKVIAGLGKIKTNLDSGIFQAVQEAGIEALNTEEPALEKIRNTYQERRDALYHGLKKLGLEVEKPRATFYLWSRVPKNFDSSGFVAHLLEKTGVLATPGSGFGAPGEGYVRFALTVPVKRIKEAVERIKRRI; via the coding sequence ATTTCCATTGAACTTGCAAAAAGGGTAAAAGATCTTCCGCCGTATCTCTTTGCAGCAATTGACAGGATGAAGCAGGATGCCATTGCAAGAGGCGTTGACCTCATTGATTTAAGCATCGGAGATCCTGACATTCCAACCCCTGAACATATTGTTCAAAGGATGAAAAAGACAGTTGAAAATCCCGAACACCACCGCTATCCGTCTTATGAAGGAATGTTATCGTTCAGACAGGCGGTTGCTGACTGGTATAAGAGGAGATTTCATGTTTCCTTAGACCCGAAAACAGAGGTGCTTTCACTTATCGGCTCCAAAGAAGGCATCGGGCATATACCGCTTGCATTTATAAATCCCGGAGACGTTACGCTTGTGCCTTCACCGGGGTATCCTGTTTATCCTGTTGCAGCCCTTTTTGCAGGAGGCAAGGCGCATTTAATGCCTCTGTTAAAAAAGAATAACTTTCTCCCTGACTTAGAGGCAATTCCTGCGGGTGTTATAAAAAAGGCAAGGCTCATGTTTATAAATTATCCGAACAATCCGACCGCTGCGGTTGCAGGCAGGGGTTTTTATGAAGACATTATAAATTTTGCCGCAAAAAACAATATCATTGTATGCCATGACGCCGCATATTCTGAGATTTATTATAACAATCAAAAGCCCCTGAGTTTTCTTCAGATACCCGGGTCTAAGGATGTGGGTATAGAGTTTCATTCACTTTCTAAGACATATAACATGACGGGCTGGAGAATCGGTTTTGCCGTTGGCAATGAAAAGGTTATTGCAGGACTTGGCAAGATAAAGACCAATCTTGATTCAGGGATATTTCAGGCAGTGCAGGAGGCAGGTATTGAGGCGCTGAATACAGAAGAGCCGGCGCTTGAGAAAATAAGAAACACATATCAGGAAAGAAGGGATGCGCTTTATCACGGATTAAAAAAGCTCGGGCTGGAAGTTGAAAAGCCAAGGGCGACTTTTTATCTATGGTCAAGGGTGCCTAAAAATTTTGATTCTTCCGGATTTGTTGCACACCTCCTTGAAAAGACAGGGGTGCTTGCAACACCGGGCAGCGGTTTCGGCGCGCCCGGAGAGGGCTATGTGAGATTTGCCCTCACAGTGCCGGTAAAAAGGATTAAAGAGGCGGTTGAGAGGATAAAAAGAAGGATTTAG
- the folK gene encoding 2-amino-4-hydroxy-6-hydroxymethyldihydropteridine diphosphokinase, whose amino-acid sequence MPVTYLSIGSNLGRRQENCERAVSLLAENGIKILKCSSMIETKPWGIKDQPDFINMAVEAETSLKPEELLKAIKKIENEMGRHKSVRWGPRPIDVDILFYDDLIIKTPELEIPHPLIHERYFVLNPLAEIAPEKVHPVLKKSIKTLWLELSGTII is encoded by the coding sequence ATGCCTGTTACTTATCTCTCCATCGGCTCTAATCTCGGCAGGAGGCAGGAAAACTGCGAAAGGGCCGTCAGCCTTCTTGCGGAAAACGGTATAAAAATTCTTAAATGCTCATCCATGATTGAGACCAAGCCGTGGGGAATTAAAGACCAGCCTGATTTTATCAATATGGCAGTGGAGGCGGAGACTTCTCTGAAGCCCGAGGAATTGCTAAAGGCAATCAAAAAAATTGAGAATGAAATGGGAAGGCATAAGTCTGTTCGGTGGGGGCCGAGGCCCATTGATGTTGATATCTTATTTTATGACGACCTGATTATTAAAACCCCTGAACTTGAAATCCCGCACCCGCTCATTCACGAGCGGTATTTTGTTCTTAATCCCCTTGCGGAGATAGCGCCTGAGAAGGTGCATCCTGTGCTGAAGAAGAGTATTAAAACTTTGTGGTTGGAACTTTCGGGGACTATTATTTAG
- a CDS encoding nucleotidyltransferase domain-containing protein, translating into MVKTEIEIKKIVKNSLEYLRKKLRISSVYLFGSYVTGGATYWSDIDLAVFSPDADKMKIEDKAKIATDLKLHCHTDVELHLFSQKALKEARPTNFYGYILKKGKKVF; encoded by the coding sequence ATGGTTAAAACTGAAATTGAAATAAAAAAAATAGTTAAAAATTCCTTAGAATATCTAAGGAAAAAGCTGCGTATTAGTTCCGTATATCTTTTCGGTTCTTATGTTACTGGAGGCGCTACCTATTGGAGTGATATTGACCTGGCAGTTTTTTCCCCGGATGCTGATAAAATGAAAATTGAAGATAAAGCAAAGATAGCTACTGATTTAAAGCTCCATTGCCATACTGACGTAGAATTACATCTTTTCTCTCAAAAAGCATTAAAAGAAGCAAGACCAACCAATTTTTACGGATACATTTTAAAAAAGGGCAAAAAGGTATTTTGA
- a CDS encoding HEPN domain-containing protein encodes MGKDVDYWVNLSKYDIKTADAMFKSRRYLYVLFTCQQAVEKILKALVTKSTKQFPPKTHDLLKLAELSKIDIDEPKKEFLSKLSFYYIETRYPQEIDRISKDINRKMTLEYLKNTKVLLRWLKLKLK; translated from the coding sequence ATGGGGAAAGACGTTGATTATTGGGTTAACCTTTCAAAATATGATATTAAAACTGCTGATGCAATGTTCAAAAGCCGAAGGTACCTATATGTACTTTTTACATGCCAACAAGCTGTAGAAAAGATCCTTAAGGCCTTAGTTACAAAGAGTACAAAACAATTTCCGCCCAAAACTCATGACCTTTTAAAACTTGCAGAACTATCAAAAATTGATATTGATGAGCCTAAAAAAGAATTCCTTTCAAAGCTTTCTTTTTACTATATTGAAACCAGATACCCTCAAGAAATTGATAGAATATCCAAAGATATAAATAGGAAAATGACCCTTGAATATCTAAAAAATACAAAGGTATTGCTACGATGGTTAAAACTGAAATTGAAATAA
- the galT gene encoding galactose-1-phosphate uridylyltransferase has product MPELRLNLITKEWVIISTERAKRPEDFKTRRERKALPEIVDTCPFCPGNESKTPGEVFRISDDGGWKLRVVPNKFAALNRETEKIRINDGYRHTITGFGFHDVLIETPVHNMPMALLPLNHVTDIVGAYKRRFIELYSDTRVGHVIIFKNHGEGAGTSLEHPHSQIVGTPVTPFQIRSRLEEAIRFFDITGECLLCKTMSEEKKEGTRIILETNHFLTFNPYASLSPFHTWIFPKRHFATFAEITEDEISDLALNLRTTLAKFYFGLDNPDFNFVIRSNRPKDATSEFFHWYISIVPRLTMAAGFELGSGMFINTALPEESAEFLRKVEAPEQP; this is encoded by the coding sequence ATGCCTGAACTGCGGCTGAATCTTATAACAAAAGAGTGGGTGATAATATCCACTGAACGGGCTAAACGCCCTGAAGATTTTAAAACCAGGCGGGAGAGGAAGGCGCTGCCTGAGATTGTGGACACATGCCCCTTTTGTCCGGGCAATGAGTCTAAAACCCCCGGTGAGGTATTCCGCATCTCAGATGACGGCGGCTGGAAACTCCGCGTCGTTCCCAATAAGTTTGCCGCACTCAACAGGGAAACAGAGAAGATAAGGATAAACGACGGCTATAGACATACGATAACAGGCTTTGGATTTCATGATGTCCTCATTGAAACGCCTGTTCACAACATGCCGATGGCGCTTTTGCCGCTGAACCATGTAACAGATATAGTCGGGGCATACAAGAGGCGGTTTATTGAATTGTATTCTGACACAAGAGTAGGTCATGTGATTATATTTAAAAATCACGGTGAGGGCGCAGGCACATCCCTTGAGCATCCGCATTCGCAAATTGTAGGAACACCTGTCACACCATTCCAGATCAGGAGCAGGCTGGAAGAGGCAATCAGGTTTTTTGACATAACAGGAGAATGCCTGCTGTGCAAAACCATGTCAGAGGAAAAGAAAGAGGGAACGCGGATTATCCTTGAAACAAACCATTTTCTAACCTTTAACCCTTATGCCTCCCTTTCTCCTTTCCACACATGGATATTTCCTAAACGGCATTTTGCAACTTTCGCGGAAATAACAGAAGACGAAATCTCAGACCTCGCATTAAACCTCAGGACAACGCTTGCGAAGTTTTATTTTGGTCTTGATAATCCGGATTTTAATTTTGTAATACGCTCAAACAGGCCTAAAGATGCAACTTCGGAATTTTTTCACTGGTACATCAGCATTGTCCCGCGCCTTACCATGGCTGCGGGCTTTGAACTCGGCTCAGGAATGTTTATTAACACTGCACTGCCTGAGGAAAGCGCGGAGTTTCTGAGAAAAGTTGAGGCGCCTGAACAGCCGTAA
- the hisH gene encoding imidazole glycerol phosphate synthase subunit HisH, with product MIAIVDYGMGNLRSVEKGFLKAGVKAKVTSSPDVVDKADGIVLPGVGAFRDCMRELSNLKLTDAIVSAVKKGKPYLGICLGLQVLFSESDEFGKCTGLDIFKGKVVRFQPSDLKVPHMGWNEVRIQKGNPLLNGIKDNTYFYFVHSFYVEPGDNSIVAATTGYGIEFTSMIWKDNVFAVQFHPEKSQTAGLKLLGNFGRIVLNTRKQ from the coding sequence ATGATTGCAATCGTTGATTATGGAATGGGCAACCTGAGGAGCGTTGAGAAGGGATTCCTCAAGGCAGGCGTTAAGGCTAAAGTTACAAGCAGTCCGGATGTTGTTGATAAGGCTGACGGCATTGTCCTTCCCGGAGTGGGCGCATTTAGGGACTGCATGCGGGAGCTTTCAAATCTTAAGCTGACGGATGCTATTGTAAGCGCTGTCAAAAAGGGCAAGCCTTATTTGGGAATATGCCTCGGGCTTCAGGTGCTTTTCAGCGAATCAGATGAGTTCGGCAAATGCACGGGGCTTGATATTTTCAAGGGAAAGGTCGTGAGATTTCAACCTTCAGATCTTAAGGTTCCCCACATGGGCTGGAATGAAGTAAGGATACAAAAGGGGAACCCGCTTCTAAACGGCATTAAAGATAATACATATTTTTATTTCGTGCACTCCTTCTATGTTGAACCCGGAGATAACTCTATTGTCGCCGCAACTACCGGCTACGGCATAGAATTTACTTCCATGATATGGAAGGACAATGTGTTTGCAGTCCAGTTTCATCCTGAGAAAAGCCAAACTGCAGGCTTAAAGCTTCTCGGCAATTTCGGCAGGATTGTCCTTAACACCCGTAAACAGTGA
- a CDS encoding arginine decarboxylase, pyruvoyl-dependent translates to MIPRKVFFTKGVGMHKDKLASFELALRGAGIEKCNLVYVSSIFPATCRIITKDKGLNMIHPGQITYCVMARNETNEPNRLISSSIGLAVPKDNTNYGYLSEHHSFGETAKRSGEYAEDLAATMLATTLGVPFDPNLAWDERKQVYKASGYIFKSTHICQSAEGNKNGLWTTAVAAAVFIMD, encoded by the coding sequence ATGATTCCAAGAAAGGTATTTTTTACAAAGGGAGTTGGAATGCATAAAGACAAGCTTGCATCTTTTGAGCTTGCGTTAAGGGGCGCAGGCATTGAGAAATGCAATCTCGTTTATGTCTCAAGTATTTTCCCGGCCACCTGCAGGATTATTACAAAAGACAAAGGGCTGAATATGATCCATCCCGGGCAGATAACTTATTGCGTAATGGCAAGAAACGAGACCAACGAACCCAACAGGCTGATTTCATCTTCCATAGGGCTTGCAGTGCCAAAGGATAACACCAACTACGGATACCTTTCAGAGCATCATTCTTTTGGCGAGACGGCAAAAAGATCAGGCGAATATGCCGAAGACCTGGCAGCCACTATGCTTGCGACAACTCTCGGCGTTCCCTTTGACCCTAACCTTGCGTGGGACGAAAGAAAACAGGTATATAAGGCAAGCGGCTATATATTTAAATCCACCCATATCTGCCAGTCTGCGGAAGGCAATAAAAACGGCTTGTGGACCACGGCAGTTGCCGCCGCAGTATTTATAATGGATTAG
- the speB gene encoding agmatinase, whose amino-acid sequence MKTKVPHNFGGLPEEFSNYKNSKIVILPIPFDKTSSWIKGADKGPNAIIEASKNMELYDIETNSEVYKKGIFTLKPLTEAGSKKMVDKAYRQVGKLLDDGKFIVSLGGEHTVSLGHIKAHAEKFDNMSILHLDAHSDRRDSYEGDKLSHACIMARAGEILGFKGSRVQGSKTQNIVSVGIRSMDSSELKNIKGQKIFYASEIHKSKNWIKEAVKKLSKNVYVTIDLDVFDSAIMPSTGTPEPGGLNWHQVTDLLESVAGNKNIVGFDVVELCPSQNKAPDFLAAKLVYKLLSLKFR is encoded by the coding sequence TTGAAAACAAAAGTTCCCCATAACTTCGGCGGCCTGCCGGAGGAATTTTCAAATTATAAAAACTCCAAAATAGTTATTCTGCCGATTCCTTTTGACAAGACAAGTTCATGGATAAAAGGCGCTGACAAGGGGCCAAATGCCATTATTGAGGCTTCAAAAAATATGGAGCTTTATGATATTGAGACAAACTCCGAGGTTTATAAAAAAGGAATCTTTACGCTTAAGCCTCTTACTGAAGCCGGCTCAAAAAAAATGGTGGATAAAGCATACCGCCAGGTCGGGAAACTGCTTGATGACGGAAAATTTATTGTTTCCCTCGGCGGCGAACACACTGTATCTCTTGGACACATAAAGGCTCACGCAGAAAAATTTGACAATATGAGTATTTTGCATCTTGATGCACATTCTGACAGAAGGGACTCTTATGAAGGGGATAAACTAAGCCATGCGTGCATAATGGCAAGAGCAGGAGAAATCTTAGGGTTCAAGGGTTCAAGGGTTCAAGGGTCAAAAACACAGAACATCGTTTCGGTTGGAATAAGGAGTATGGACTCATCCGAGTTGAAAAATATAAAAGGACAGAAAATTTTTTATGCGTCAGAGATTCATAAATCAAAAAACTGGATTAAAGAAGCCGTAAAAAAGCTTTCAAAAAATGTCTATGTCACGATTGACCTTGATGTGTTTGACTCTGCGATAATGCCTTCAACAGGCACTCCAGAGCCGGGCGGGCTGAACTGGCATCAGGTGACTGATTTGCTGGAGTCTGTTGCGGGGAATAAAAATATTGTCGGATTTGATGTCGTAGAACTCTGCCCATCTCAAAACAAAGCCCCTGATTTCTTAGCGGCAAAGCTGGTTTACAAACTGCTTAGTTTGAAGTTTAGGTAA